From a single Borreliella spielmanii genomic region:
- a CDS encoding DUF3890 domain-containing protein — MNQSKTDADEALSENLQTVYKQILELLMLDFKDLSIKEFSLYLNLLENILILKRIRIKSLNDSTMFILIYYFIGCELKKRNRLKGFNLSSIKSEKFKEISLEYFPTTLSSRSCGGDFCEYLDSLIEELRVKDSLIGVVK, encoded by the coding sequence ATGAATCAAAGCAAAACAGACGCTGATGAGGCTCTTAGCGAAAATTTACAAACAGTATATAAGCAAATACTTGAGCTTTTAATGCTTGATTTTAAAGATCTAAGCATTAAAGAATTTTCTCTGTATTTAAATTTACTTGAAAACATTTTAATTCTTAAGCGAATAAGAATTAAAAGCTTAAATGATTCTACAATGTTTATTCTAATTTATTATTTTATTGGCTGTGAGTTAAAAAAACGAAACAGATTGAAAGGTTTTAATTTAAGTAGCATCAAGTCTGAAAAATTTAAAGAGATATCATTAGAATATTTTCCTACGACTCTTAGTAGCAGAAGTTGTGGGGGTGATTTTTGTGAGTATTTAGATAGTTTAATAGAAGAGTTAAGAGTAAAAGACTCTTTAATAGGAGTAGTTAAATGA
- a CDS encoding DUF228 domain-containing protein, whose protein sequence is MSDSIDFKKEIEKLKASKVELESQLESLKKNQSQKIVLDKLQSVNTNSYPVFESNFKFQDEGLYFAQKGGLKSSSADKFENYQAQDFCYKCGVKLVVNGSHLQIARGGGSDLYGVCVDFDDFSRTGTVVPMTCSFECILIAKEKTIKAGDKLIINSEGFLEKAFENASIIHALALGSAEEFKDKKDVYGVRVLFLVKHIKDAI, encoded by the coding sequence ATGAGTGATTCAATTGATTTTAAAAAAGAGATAGAAAAACTAAAAGCATCAAAAGTAGAACTTGAGAGTCAGCTTGAAAGTTTAAAAAAAAATCAATCTCAAAAAATTGTTTTAGACAAATTGCAAAGTGTTAATACTAACAGTTACCCTGTGTTTGAGAGCAATTTTAAATTTCAAGATGAGGGATTGTATTTTGCGCAAAAAGGCGGACTTAAGAGTTCTTCTGCTGACAAGTTTGAAAATTATCAAGCTCAAGATTTTTGCTACAAATGTGGGGTTAAGCTAGTTGTTAATGGCTCACATTTACAAATAGCAAGAGGCGGCGGGAGCGATCTTTATGGGGTTTGTGTCGACTTTGATGATTTTTCAAGAACCGGTACGGTTGTCCCAATGACTTGCAGTTTTGAATGTATTTTGATTGCTAAAGAGAAAACAATTAAAGCAGGAGATAAATTAATAATAAACAGCGAAGGGTTTTTAGAAAAAGCTTTTGAGAATGCATCAATTATTCACGCTTTAGCGTTAGGATCTGCTGAAGAATTTAAAGACAAAAAAGATGTTTACGGAGTTAGGGTTCTTTTTTTGGTTAAACATATAAAAGATGCAATTTAA
- a CDS encoding DUF1463 family protein, whose amino-acid sequence MKEYYSLDLIFFSFNDNLIDRGTLEYSTEPNVMAKASTEDRNFPIPSFRDPRTVVHIFDLEVIKGSFDYKLLTKLSNEQFYGNVPKAQKLKRLVFNDQMGLKIISNSAFFAEIPTRKYSSDNDTVKFTIHAINCNVEKVS is encoded by the coding sequence ATGAAAGAATATTATTCATTAGATTTAATATTTTTTAGCTTTAATGACAATTTAATAGACAGAGGTACTCTTGAGTACAGTACAGAGCCTAATGTAATGGCCAAGGCAAGCACAGAAGACAGAAATTTTCCAATTCCAAGCTTTAGAGATCCAAGAACCGTTGTTCATATTTTTGATTTAGAAGTAATCAAAGGATCTTTTGATTACAAGCTTTTAACAAAGCTAAGCAATGAGCAATTTTACGGGAATGTTCCTAAAGCTCAAAAGTTAAAAAGATTGGTGTTTAACGATCAAATGGGATTAAAAATCATTTCAAATAGTGCTTTTTTTGCAGAAATACCAACTAGAAAGTATTCATCTGATAATGATACGGTTAAGTTTACAATTCATGCAATCAATTGCAATGTTGAGAAGGTAAGTTGA
- a CDS encoding DUF693 family protein produces MLIFQYDFKIEFYNAVDSKNSIGGRLAGLRPRVVIVTQNGSPDLNIVIQNTYSLNNLIIGKKAKLQIFNAPLNFSDFKSADIVKIYYKKFTHQQDYQFIMAGYLGAPVEKIGGLENFSFECELYLLSKDTFLERKFEYKNFKGSTIVDAIEHVFKDKAIFCMNELGKTRVINESFACNSPKGLIEHLIRLGYVDVVVVDIGNFGQDVDSKFIFTNFGQFISGERKRLEDYGLLFVPQRDVGAFKSSNLNFYQAQVMFTHNIRIGESLSFKDRYGNNVDCKVKNTSARLSSTRECVLNLELYSEDKKGMYYGK; encoded by the coding sequence ATGTTAATATTTCAATACGATTTTAAGATTGAATTTTACAATGCAGTCGATTCTAAGAATAGCATTGGCGGTAGACTTGCAGGTTTAAGGCCTAGAGTTGTTATTGTTACTCAAAATGGTTCTCCGGATTTGAATATTGTTATTCAAAATACATATTCTTTGAACAATTTAATAATTGGCAAAAAAGCCAAACTTCAAATTTTTAATGCGCCTTTAAATTTTTCTGATTTCAAGAGTGCAGATATTGTGAAAATTTATTATAAGAAGTTTACGCATCAGCAAGATTATCAATTTATTATGGCTGGGTATTTAGGAGCACCTGTTGAAAAAATTGGTGGTCTTGAAAATTTTAGTTTTGAGTGCGAGCTTTATCTTTTGTCTAAGGATACTTTTTTAGAGAGGAAGTTTGAATATAAAAATTTCAAAGGTAGTACTATTGTTGATGCAATAGAGCATGTGTTTAAGGACAAAGCAATCTTTTGTATGAATGAGCTTGGAAAAACAAGAGTCATTAATGAGAGCTTTGCTTGCAATTCGCCAAAAGGATTAATAGAACACTTAATACGACTAGGATACGTTGATGTTGTTGTTGTTGACATTGGAAACTTTGGGCAAGATGTTGATTCGAAATTTATTTTTACGAATTTTGGACAATTTATTTCTGGCGAGCGTAAAAGACTTGAAGATTATGGACTTTTGTTTGTACCCCAAAGAGATGTTGGGGCTTTTAAGAGTTCTAATTTAAACTTTTATCAAGCACAAGTAATGTTTACTCACAACATTAGAATTGGAGAGAGCTTAAGCTTTAAAGACAGGTATGGGAATAATGTTGATTGTAAGGTTAAAAATACTAGTGCTAGATTAAGTAGTACTAGAGAGTGTGTTTTAAATCTTGAGCTTTACTCTGAAGATAAAAAAGGAATGTATTATGGAAAATAA
- a CDS encoding DUF777 family protein: MENNVYRLSSLKGSSVSVLKQYLFENVFICRIGIIKSFDFKTQTGVVAIKEYEGLEISTKNISNFNLDLAEEDEVVLLQSNFNLFQESDNNHFDKNYYYILSVLNPKKIGIKLDEFRMNLKEFDTQSENIKFKAKKLIIDADSIEIKGNLKINGTNFENHMHSSGTLTYVNSSGAPTVTTGKTGPLI; encoded by the coding sequence ATGGAAAATAATGTTTATAGGTTAAGTAGTTTAAAAGGTTCTTCTGTTAGTGTGCTAAAGCAGTATCTTTTTGAGAATGTTTTTATTTGCAGAATAGGTATTATTAAAAGTTTTGACTTTAAAACCCAAACAGGGGTTGTTGCTATTAAAGAGTATGAAGGGTTAGAGATTAGTACTAAAAATATATCTAACTTTAATCTTGATTTAGCAGAAGAAGATGAAGTAGTTTTACTTCAAAGTAATTTTAATCTTTTCCAAGAAAGCGACAATAATCATTTTGACAAAAATTATTATTACATTTTAAGTGTTCTTAACCCCAAAAAGATTGGTATTAAGCTTGATGAGTTTAGAATGAATTTAAAAGAGTTTGACACACAAAGTGAAAATATAAAATTTAAAGCTAAAAAATTAATTATTGATGCAGATAGTATTGAGATTAAAGGTAATTTAAAAATCAATGGAACTAATTTCGAAAATCATATGCACAGTTCTGGTACTCTAACTTATGTCAATAGTAGCGGTGCTCCAACAGTTACAACTGGGAAAACGGGTCCTCTTATTTGA
- a CDS encoding DUF1506 family protein, with protein MKSLEMINLGLSNIINTYSQDLFFCKFRTIKDPINASYETRFQSRDAVGFKGIFLLISPEEVAEIEGVNIFDKSSYAKVYTLESFEFECGDLIKVYDDFYSILGVQKSYKEGLNYNMLVLRSSC; from the coding sequence ATGAAATCTTTAGAGATGATTAATTTAGGATTAAGTAATATTATAAATACATATTCACAAGATCTTTTTTTTTGTAAATTTAGAACAATCAAAGATCCAATTAATGCATCTTATGAAACTAGATTTCAAAGCCGCGATGCTGTTGGTTTTAAAGGAATATTTTTATTAATAAGTCCAGAAGAAGTAGCTGAGATTGAAGGTGTAAATATTTTTGACAAAAGTAGTTACGCCAAGGTGTATACTCTTGAGAGTTTTGAATTTGAGTGTGGAGATTTGATTAAGGTTTATGATGATTTTTATTCGATCTTAGGGGTTCAAAAGAGCTACAAAGAAGGTCTAAATTACAACATGCTAGTTTTAAGGAGTTCTTGTTAA
- a CDS encoding Lp6.6 family lipoprotein, with protein MIKLMYAMLLSAILFVSCETTRISDEMENTIEEDSKVTTPMPEKSMKSTKQPMKSMKK; from the coding sequence ATGATAAAGTTAATGTATGCTATGCTTTTAAGTGCGATATTATTTGTTTCTTGCGAAACTACAAGAATTTCAGATGAGATGGAAAATACTATAGAAGAGGATTCAAAAGTTACAACTCCAATGCCAGAAAAATCCATGAAATCAACTAAACAACCTATGAAGTCAATGAAAAAGTAA
- a CDS encoding DUF1473 family protein translates to MRYKLKILTRAKTYTYILKDIPMYDWDNVLGFDVERDELISKLNDLQTLKEITKLMISRGFLDEFYEILNKERRYSELYKYALPTILFSVQYSLFQTIAGFKQPGLVYIESFQDKNGDYIKYDYIDQRWSYDFLITNSKSLGLDQEDFVKTGFESLIQEGVNE, encoded by the coding sequence ATGAGATATAAGTTAAAAATATTAACCAGAGCTAAAACCTATACATATATTTTAAAAGACATTCCCATGTACGATTGGGACAATGTTTTAGGATTTGATGTTGAGCGAGATGAACTTATTAGCAAGCTTAACGATCTGCAAACATTAAAAGAAATAACTAAATTAATGATCTCAAGAGGGTTTTTAGATGAATTTTATGAAATCCTAAATAAAGAGAGAAGATATTCTGAGCTTTACAAGTATGCTCTGCCTACAATTCTTTTTTCAGTTCAGTATTCACTTTTCCAGACAATAGCAGGTTTTAAACAGCCTGGTTTGGTTTACATTGAAAGTTTTCAAGACAAAAACGGGGATTATATTAAGTACGATTACATTGATCAAAGGTGGAGTTATGATTTTTTAATAACAAACAGCAAGTCTTTAGGCCTAGATCAAGAAGATTTTGTAAAAACTGGTTTTGAGTCTTTAATTCAAGAAGGTGTTAATGAATAA
- a CDS encoding DUF787 family protein → MPKDTISVSLAQNKIVANRINYYNPLLIYKSSVLASKYLALSVTNFSKLLKKLEMQKDQESDSSKKKVAEGELIVLEKAMGDFFGQDGLKSVDFYVYNQIKEIKDFLKSNLHPFVVFVNESGDSISSDFEVIRKAYNFIVISTKDNTLSNFLKGKDKGEFKNIIAVYSGNENLHLKFTAMYLHQASIFHAVNPYGMILNSTPIYDDSLIESLRKSNINFYSLLNETGNDGILAFKEGVSLSGDPIDEAFTLYYIRNEAIKELIRIWNKNSRANSKLSALNLDGNLPNEYTAGLECFFHELKQRGLIVFYKEIKVKIDSSQGLSLSLEVALKYNDSFNSVNLIITAQEINEYLRRAS, encoded by the coding sequence ATGCCAAAAGATACAATAAGCGTTAGTTTGGCGCAAAACAAAATAGTTGCTAATAGGATTAATTATTACAACCCGCTTTTAATCTACAAAAGCAGTGTTTTAGCAAGTAAATATTTAGCACTAAGTGTTACAAATTTTTCTAAGCTTTTAAAAAAACTTGAGATGCAAAAGGATCAGGAGTCTGATTCTTCTAAAAAGAAAGTAGCAGAAGGCGAGTTAATCGTTTTAGAAAAAGCAATGGGTGATTTTTTTGGACAAGACGGACTTAAATCTGTTGATTTTTATGTTTACAATCAGATTAAAGAGATTAAAGATTTTTTAAAATCCAATTTACATCCGTTTGTAGTTTTTGTAAATGAATCAGGAGACAGTATTAGTAGTGATTTTGAAGTTATTAGAAAAGCATACAATTTTATTGTAATTTCTACTAAAGACAATACTTTATCGAATTTTTTAAAAGGTAAAGACAAAGGTGAGTTTAAAAATATTATTGCTGTTTACAGCGGTAATGAAAATTTGCATCTTAAGTTTACAGCAATGTATTTGCATCAAGCAAGCATTTTTCATGCTGTTAATCCTTATGGGATGATTTTAAATTCTACTCCTATTTATGATGACTCTCTTATTGAATCTCTTAGAAAATCCAATATTAATTTTTATTCTCTTTTAAATGAAACTGGCAATGATGGCATTTTAGCTTTCAAAGAAGGGGTTAGTCTCTCAGGAGATCCGATTGATGAGGCTTTTACGCTTTATTATATTAGAAATGAAGCAATCAAAGAGCTTATTAGGATTTGGAATAAAAACAGTAGAGCTAACAGTAAGCTTAGTGCTTTAAATTTGGACGGCAATTTGCCAAACGAATACACAGCAGGGCTTGAATGTTTTTTCCATGAACTTAAACAAAGAGGTCTTATTGTCTTTTACAAAGAGATTAAAGTTAAGATCGACTCTTCTCAAGGTTTGAGTTTAAGCTTAGAAGTTGCGCTTAAGTATAATGATAGCTTTAATAGTGTTAATTTAATAATCACTGCACAAGAGATAAATGAATATTTAAGGAGAGCATCATAA
- a CDS encoding DUF792 family protein gives MIKQATRLIEDVVNQISSLASISNFVLLFPRLDFKGLGYIPQLFFIFVKNDLIEENLSSISSDRAVIDFTNTKSEYVNFNITPRPEIITINKGILSSIYDKTLLRALKETPFMNSVLEFNSNFIKMQFRQKFNLGVYYSMYSPSVGFHEVVSINSLKLKDTVYLEEVEVSLQVKICKTFNILTYKG, from the coding sequence GTGATTAAGCAAGCTACTAGGTTAATAGAAGATGTTGTAAATCAAATTTCAAGCTTAGCAAGCATTTCTAATTTTGTTTTACTTTTCCCAAGGCTTGATTTTAAAGGACTTGGGTACATTCCCCAACTGTTTTTTATTTTTGTAAAGAATGATCTAATAGAAGAAAATCTCTCAAGCATAAGCTCGGACCGTGCGGTAATTGATTTTACAAATACAAAAAGTGAATATGTGAACTTTAACATTACTCCAAGGCCAGAGATTATAACAATTAATAAAGGGATTTTGTCATCTATTTATGACAAAACCTTACTACGGGCTTTAAAAGAAACCCCTTTTATGAACAGTGTTTTAGAATTTAATAGTAATTTTATAAAAATGCAATTTAGACAGAAGTTTAACTTAGGGGTTTATTACAGTATGTACAGTCCTTCAGTAGGATTTCACGAGGTGGTAAGTATTAATTCATTAAAGCTTAAAGATACAGTTTATCTAGAAGAGGTAGAAGTTAGTTTGCAAGTAAAAATTTGCAAAACGTTTAATATTTTAACCTATAAAGGTTAA
- a CDS encoding DUF764 family protein — translation MIVGLNESVQFLIKILSKFKEYLDLKEIELEILNTYNHPYLEKFATNASNLVVLKSESFEGLTPRNLRGRNFGKTSNEFRLRFSLYFLSFTLLKAYKNSYKSICKVYEHFLEFLHENRFRFEFTKELDDDSCLLLTYYLSSVSNLNNDGLLGVSNMRSNMCFSFNQIFVANIQVLKQER, via the coding sequence ATGATTGTAGGGCTAAATGAATCTGTACAGTTTTTAATAAAAATACTTTCAAAATTTAAAGAGTATTTAGATCTTAAAGAAATAGAATTAGAAATCTTAAACACTTATAACCACCCTTATTTAGAAAAGTTTGCTACAAATGCTAGTAATTTAGTTGTATTAAAAAGCGAGTCTTTCGAAGGGCTTACTCCTAGAAATCTAAGGGGTAGAAATTTTGGTAAAACATCTAATGAGTTTAGATTAAGGTTTTCGCTTTATTTTTTAAGTTTTACCTTATTAAAAGCTTATAAAAATTCTTATAAGAGTATATGCAAAGTGTATGAACACTTTTTAGAATTTTTACATGAGAATAGATTTAGGTTTGAATTTACAAAAGAGCTTGATGATGATTCTTGTTTGCTTTTAACTTATTATCTTTCTTCGGTTAGCAATTTAAATAATGATGGGCTACTTGGTGTTTCTAATATGAGGAGCAATATGTGTTTTAGTTTTAATCAGATTTTTGTTGCAAACATACAAGTGTTAAAACAAGAGAGATAA
- a CDS encoding DUF1322 family protein — protein MNKAEITTNYLKYIDYLTRESNKYYFPIVMGVCTYKDVKKMRYEELLEVNRVANLKLNKEMYERVLSFGCMI, from the coding sequence ATGAATAAGGCAGAGATTACAACTAATTATTTAAAATACATAGACTATTTAACAAGAGAATCTAATAAGTATTATTTTCCTATTGTAATGGGCGTTTGCACATACAAAGATGTTAAGAAAATGCGCTACGAAGAGCTTTTAGAGGTTAATCGGGTAGCTAATTTAAAGCTTAACAAGGAAATGTACGAGAGGGTTTTGTCTTTTGGTTGTATGATTTAA